In one Gracilinanus agilis isolate LMUSP501 chromosome 6, AgileGrace, whole genome shotgun sequence genomic region, the following are encoded:
- the LOC123251620 gene encoding olfactory receptor 5D18-like has translation MVSANRNQSATVMFILLGFSDFPDLQVLLFMVFLAIYVVTIVGNLGMIVIIRYNPKLHTPMYFFLSHLSFVDFSYSTIITPKLLEILVVEDRTISFVGCIMQFSFAVTCVVTEMFMLAVMAYDRFVAICNPLLYTVTMSQKLCALLVIISYSWGLISCGVFTYSLLILSFWGINTINNFLCEYSAILSASFSDKHLTEVILFSLSNFNTLCTLGIILTSYIFIFVTVMKMPSTSGRRKAFSTCASHLTAVTIFFGTILCLYCIPSSKSSWLMIRVSTAFYTVVIPMLNPLIYSLRNKDVKETFRKLMDIKVFSH, from the coding sequence ATGGTGAGTGCTAACCGAAACCAGAGTGCTACAGTCATGTTCATCCTTTTAGGATTCTCTGATTTCCCAGATCTGCAAGTACTCCTCTTCATGGTGTTCCTGGCCATCTATGTGGTGACTATTGTGGGAAACTTGGGCATGATTGTGATCATTAGATACAACCCCAAACTCCACACCCCTATGTACTTTTTCCTCAGTCACTTATCCTTTGTGGATTTCTCTTACTCCACTATAATCACACCCAAATTGTTAGAAATCTTAGTTGTGGAAGACAGGACCATCTCATTTGTGGGCTGCATCATGCAATTTTCTTTCGCCGTCACCTGTGTGGTGACAGAGATGTTCATGTTGGCAGTAATGGCCTATGACCGATTTGTAGCCATTTGTAATCCCTTACTTTATACGGTCACCATGTCCCAGAAACTTTGTGCCCTTCTAGTCATTATATCATATTCGTGGGGCCTAATTTCTTGTGGAGTATTCACCTACTCTCTTCTCATCTTATCATTTTGGGGGATAAACACCATTAATAATTTTCTGTGTGAGTATTCTGCCATTCTTTCTGCTTCCTTCTCTGATAAGCACCTTACTGAAGTAATTCTATTTAGCCTTTCAAATTTTAATACCCTTTGCACACTTGGCATAATACTTACCTcctacatatttatttttgtaactgTCATGAAGATGCCTTCAACCAGTGGGAGACGTAAAGCTTTCTCCACCTGTGCCTCCCACTTGACTGCTGTTACTATCTTCTTTGGGACTATCCTCTGCCTCTATTGTATACCCAGTTCCAAAAGCTCATGGCTCATGATCAGAGTGAGCACTGCTTTTTACACCGTAGTGATTCCCATGTTAAACCCCTTAATATACAGCCTCAGGAACAAAGATGTTAAAGAAACTTTTAGGAAACTAATGGACATCAAGGTATTTTCTCACTAA